The proteins below are encoded in one region of Pseudoduganella armeniaca:
- a CDS encoding thiamine pyrophosphate-requiring protein: MADTVGDFLLQRMNAWGVQRVFGYPGDGINGIMGAFGRQDAIDFIQVRHEEMAAFMATAHAKFTGEVGVCVATSGPGAIHLLNGLYDAKLDHQPVVAIVGQQKRASIGGDYQQEVDLVSLFKDVAHEYVHMATDAAQVRHLVDRAFRIAKEQRTVTCIIFPNDVQELDAVPKPPREHGTVHSGIGALTRSHVPPLDALQQAASILNAGKKVAILAGAGALHATDELIEVAELLGAGIAKALLGKAAVPDDLPFVTGSIGLLGTKPSHDMMNDCDTLLMVGSNFPYSEFLPKEGQARGVQIDIDARRASVRYPMEFNLIGDAKATLRALIPLLERKADRTWQDEIREGVERWWRVLEGRAMNDAHPINPQRVFWELSPRLPENCIVAVDSGSVANWYARDVKMRRGMMTSVSGGLSTMGCAVPYAIAAKFALPERPVVALVGDGAMQMNGINGLITVAKYWRQWGNGKLVIMVLNNQDLNLVTWEERAMGGTPKYEASQTMPDFPYAAYAELLGLKGIRVDTPEGVAAGWEAALASDRPCVLEMVTDPNVPPLPPDVSPKQAKAYFAALLKGDPDALAIVKASIKETWEAWFPPKK; the protein is encoded by the coding sequence ATGGCAGACACCGTAGGCGACTTCCTGCTGCAGCGCATGAACGCGTGGGGCGTGCAGCGCGTGTTCGGGTATCCCGGCGACGGCATCAACGGCATCATGGGCGCGTTCGGGCGCCAGGATGCGATCGACTTCATCCAGGTGCGGCACGAGGAAATGGCCGCCTTCATGGCCACGGCGCACGCCAAGTTCACCGGCGAAGTCGGCGTCTGCGTGGCCACTTCCGGCCCCGGCGCGATCCACCTGCTCAATGGCCTGTACGACGCCAAGCTCGATCATCAGCCGGTCGTGGCCATCGTCGGCCAGCAGAAGCGCGCCTCGATCGGCGGCGACTACCAGCAGGAAGTGGACCTGGTCTCGCTGTTCAAGGACGTGGCGCACGAGTACGTGCACATGGCAACCGACGCGGCCCAGGTGCGCCACCTGGTCGATCGCGCCTTCCGCATCGCCAAGGAACAACGCACCGTCACGTGCATCATCTTCCCGAACGACGTGCAGGAGCTGGACGCCGTGCCGAAGCCGCCGCGCGAGCACGGCACTGTCCATTCCGGCATCGGCGCCCTCACCCGCAGCCACGTACCGCCGCTTGACGCCCTGCAGCAGGCCGCCAGCATCCTCAACGCAGGCAAGAAGGTGGCGATCCTGGCCGGTGCCGGCGCGCTGCATGCGACGGACGAGCTGATCGAGGTGGCCGAGCTGCTGGGCGCGGGCATCGCCAAGGCGCTGCTGGGCAAGGCGGCGGTGCCGGACGACCTGCCTTTCGTCACCGGCTCGATCGGCCTGTTGGGCACGAAGCCCAGCCACGACATGATGAACGACTGCGACACGCTGCTGATGGTCGGCTCGAATTTCCCGTACAGCGAGTTCCTGCCGAAGGAAGGCCAGGCGCGCGGGGTGCAGATCGACATCGACGCGCGCCGCGCCAGCGTGCGCTATCCGATGGAGTTCAACCTGATCGGCGACGCCAAGGCGACCCTGCGGGCGCTGATTCCGCTGTTGGAGCGCAAGGCCGACCGCACCTGGCAGGACGAGATCCGCGAAGGGGTCGAGCGCTGGTGGCGCGTGCTGGAGGGGCGCGCGATGAACGACGCCCATCCGATCAATCCACAACGGGTGTTCTGGGAGCTGTCGCCGCGGCTGCCGGAGAATTGCATCGTGGCCGTCGATTCCGGCTCGGTCGCCAACTGGTACGCGCGCGACGTGAAAATGCGGCGCGGGATGATGACCAGCGTGTCGGGCGGCCTGTCGACGATGGGCTGCGCGGTACCCTACGCGATCGCCGCCAAGTTCGCGCTGCCCGAGCGGCCCGTGGTCGCGCTGGTGGGCGATGGCGCCATGCAGATGAACGGCATCAATGGCCTGATCACGGTGGCGAAGTACTGGCGCCAGTGGGGCAACGGCAAGCTGGTGATCATGGTACTGAACAACCAGGACCTGAACCTGGTCACGTGGGAAGAGCGCGCGATGGGCGGCACGCCGAAGTACGAGGCGTCGCAGACGATGCCGGACTTCCCGTACGCGGCCTATGCCGAGCTGCTCGGGCTGAAGGGCATCCGCGTCGATACGCCGGAGGGCGTGGCGGCCGGGTGGGAGGCCGCGCTGGCGTCCGACCGCCCCTGCGTGCTGGAGATGGTGACGGACCCGAACGTGCCGCCACTGCCGCCGGACGTCTCGCCGAAGCAGGCCAAGGCCTACTTCGCCGCGCTGCTGAAGGGTGACCCGGACGCGCTGGCCATCGTCAAGGCCAGCATCAAGGAGACCTGGGAAGCCTGGTTCCCGCCGAAGAAGTGA
- a CDS encoding MFS transporter — MTTTLPLTPTRERLVLWLLALIQFTVIMDFMVMMPLSPQLMQSFAISAAQFSGAVSAYAWCAGLSGLLAAAYIDRFDRKRLLLTVFMLFNLSNLACALAPSFHVLVLSRAFAGLTGGVLGAIGMAVIGDLIPPERRGAATGVVMTSFSMAAIAGVPLGVGLAARYGWQSPFYLLVAFSLAIWLLAAFVLPALRTHLGQRVPLARVLPDLVALLRVPAHLRAFLLTFVTMLSGMLIIPFISPVLVGNLGVRPGDIMWIYLGGGLATFFTSRLIGSWSDRAGKHRVYRWMALGSIVPILGMTHLPQLSLAVLIALFPFFMVAMSGRNVPLQALMTTVPEPQRRGAFLSANAAVAQIGTGLGALLGGSWLHTDAAGHIAGYGINGWVATALVLFAFWWVGRVPAATARPAVTSPA; from the coding sequence ATGACGACAACCCTACCTTTGACTCCCACCCGCGAGCGTCTCGTCCTGTGGCTGCTCGCCCTGATCCAGTTCACCGTCATCATGGACTTCATGGTCATGATGCCGCTGTCGCCCCAGCTGATGCAGTCGTTCGCCATCAGCGCAGCGCAGTTTTCCGGCGCCGTCTCGGCCTATGCCTGGTGCGCCGGCCTGTCCGGCCTGCTGGCTGCCGCCTATATCGACCGCTTCGACCGCAAGCGCCTGCTGCTGACGGTGTTCATGCTGTTCAACCTGTCCAACCTGGCCTGCGCGCTGGCGCCCAGCTTCCACGTGCTGGTGCTGTCGCGCGCCTTCGCCGGCCTGACCGGCGGTGTGCTGGGCGCGATCGGCATGGCCGTCATCGGCGACCTGATTCCGCCGGAGCGGCGCGGTGCCGCGACGGGTGTCGTCATGACGTCGTTCAGCATGGCGGCCATCGCCGGCGTGCCGCTGGGCGTGGGCCTGGCCGCGCGCTATGGCTGGCAGTCGCCGTTCTACCTGCTGGTGGCCTTCTCGCTGGCGATCTGGCTGCTGGCCGCGTTCGTATTGCCGGCCTTGCGTACCCACCTGGGGCAGCGCGTGCCGCTGGCGCGCGTACTGCCGGACCTGGTGGCGCTGCTGCGGGTGCCGGCGCACCTGCGCGCCTTCCTGCTGACGTTCGTGACGATGCTGTCCGGGATGCTGATCATTCCCTTCATCTCGCCGGTGCTGGTGGGGAACCTGGGCGTGCGTCCGGGCGACATCATGTGGATCTACCTGGGCGGCGGCCTGGCGACATTCTTCACGTCGCGCCTGATCGGCAGCTGGTCCGACCGGGCCGGCAAGCATCGCGTCTACCGCTGGATGGCGCTCGGGTCGATCGTGCCGATACTGGGCATGACGCACCTGCCGCAGCTGTCGCTGGCCGTGCTGATCGCGCTGTTCCCGTTCTTCATGGTCGCCATGTCCGGCCGCAACGTGCCGCTGCAGGCCTTGATGACGACCGTGCCGGAACCGCAGCGGCGCGGCGCCTTCCTCAGCGCGAACGCGGCGGTGGCGCAGATCGGCACCGGCCTCGGTGCGCTGCTGGGCGGATCGTGGTTGCACACGGACGCCGCCGGCCATATCGCCGGCTATGGCATCAACGGCTGGGTGGCGACGGCGCTGGTGCTGTTCGCCTTCTGGTGGGTGGGGCGGGTGCCTGCCGCGACGGCGCGGCCGGCCGTCACGTCCCCTGCTTGA
- a CDS encoding PadR family transcriptional regulator: protein MFHMFRKHGFHMHDHHHHHHRGMGGGGRGPRMFDSGAMRYVVLQLIAEKPRHGYEIIKELETRIGGGYAPSPGAIYPLMAMLYDMGHVSISQEGNKKLHSITPEGQAFLDENRAMVDAVMARLTEGGRGTGRGDGRHDDLRAVMHELKGTVIMRARDPHAPAGRREQIAAILRRAGAEIAKLD from the coding sequence ATGTTCCACATGTTCCGCAAGCACGGCTTCCACATGCACGACCACCACCACCACCACCACCGCGGCATGGGGGGCGGCGGCCGCGGCCCGCGCATGTTCGACTCGGGCGCGATGCGCTACGTCGTGCTGCAACTGATCGCCGAGAAGCCCCGCCACGGCTATGAGATCATCAAGGAATTGGAGACGCGCATCGGCGGCGGCTATGCGCCCAGCCCCGGCGCCATCTATCCGTTGATGGCGATGTTGTACGACATGGGCCACGTGTCGATCAGCCAGGAAGGCAACAAGAAACTGCACTCGATCACGCCGGAAGGCCAGGCATTCCTCGACGAGAACCGCGCGATGGTCGATGCCGTGATGGCGCGCCTGACGGAGGGCGGCCGCGGCACCGGCCGGGGCGACGGTCGCCACGACGACCTGCGCGCCGTGATGCACGAGCTGAAGGGGACGGTGATCATGCGGGCGCGCGACCCGCACGCTCCGGCGGGACGGCGCGAGCAGATCGCCGCCATCCTGCGTCGTGCCGGCGCCGAGATCGCCAAGCTCGACTGA
- a CDS encoding glucokinase yields MKQLDVDQKLSRTAFADGPRLLADIGATHARFALQTAPGEYQSVRVLQCDDYTGIVPLLRSYLADHPDINLNHGALALANPVHGDYIRMTNRDWQFSTDEVRRELGLHTLLVVNDFTALAMAIPTFKPSDLMQVGGGAPAANSVIGVLGPGTGLGCSGVIPTVDGFVTLGSEGGHNNFAPADEREYAILQYAWQTWSHVSNERLISGPGMEIIYRAIARRNGRQVRDLTSQQIIAGALKDKDALCLEVLECFCAMLGGAAANLAVTLGSFGGIFIGGGIVPRMGEWFKESPFRTRFEAKGRFSSYLAEIPTYVITTPNPAFYGVATILSEHLRGRSGANTLMERVQHLHHELTPAEQRVAQLVLEQPRLVLNEPIADIARLAEVSQPTVIRFCRSLGFTGLADFKLKFASSLTGAIPVRHSQVRVSDSTHDLSAKVIDNTVSAILKFRDQLDVRSLDRAIALVSKAKKVEFYAMGNSRVVGLDGQHKFFRFRIPTASYGDSHLLSLAAELLQPGDVVIAISNSGKLPELLDAVDTARAGGADVIAITTSQSPLAKKATVCLAVDHSEDSTTFLSMISRILQLLLIDILTVGISLDESNKALVLERKGAAQESPRLLISHLDS; encoded by the coding sequence ATGAAACAACTGGATGTAGACCAAAAACTGAGCCGCACCGCGTTTGCCGACGGTCCCCGCCTGCTGGCCGACATCGGCGCCACGCACGCCCGCTTCGCCCTGCAGACGGCGCCCGGCGAATACCAGTCGGTGCGGGTGCTGCAGTGCGACGACTACACCGGCATCGTGCCCCTCTTGCGCAGCTACCTGGCCGACCATCCGGATATCAACCTGAATCACGGCGCGCTGGCGCTGGCCAATCCCGTCCATGGCGACTACATCCGCATGACGAACCGGGACTGGCAGTTCTCCACCGACGAAGTGCGGCGCGAACTGGGCCTGCACACGCTGCTGGTGGTAAACGACTTCACGGCGCTGGCGATGGCGATCCCCACGTTCAAGCCGTCCGACCTGATGCAGGTGGGCGGCGGCGCGCCGGCAGCCAATTCCGTCATCGGCGTGCTGGGCCCGGGCACGGGCCTGGGCTGCTCCGGCGTGATTCCGACGGTCGACGGCTTCGTCACGCTGGGTTCCGAAGGTGGCCACAACAATTTCGCCCCGGCCGACGAACGCGAATACGCGATCCTGCAGTATGCCTGGCAGACCTGGTCGCACGTGTCGAACGAGCGCCTGATTTCGGGCCCCGGCATGGAGATCATCTATCGCGCCATCGCGCGCCGCAACGGCCGCCAGGTGCGCGACCTGACGTCGCAGCAGATCATCGCCGGTGCGTTGAAGGACAAGGACGCGCTGTGCCTGGAGGTGCTGGAGTGCTTCTGCGCGATGCTGGGCGGTGCCGCGGCCAACCTGGCCGTCACCCTGGGCTCGTTCGGCGGCATCTTCATCGGCGGCGGCATCGTGCCGCGCATGGGCGAGTGGTTCAAGGAGTCGCCGTTCCGTACCCGCTTCGAGGCCAAGGGGCGCTTCTCGTCCTACCTGGCCGAAATCCCGACCTACGTCATCACGACACCCAATCCGGCTTTCTACGGCGTCGCGACGATCCTGTCCGAGCACCTGCGCGGGCGCAGCGGCGCCAACACCTTGATGGAGCGCGTGCAGCACCTGCACCACGAGCTCACGCCGGCCGAGCAGCGCGTGGCGCAGCTGGTGCTGGAGCAGCCGCGCCTGGTGCTGAACGAGCCGATCGCGGACATCGCGCGCCTGGCCGAAGTGTCGCAGCCGACCGTGATCCGCTTCTGCCGCTCGCTGGGCTTCACCGGCCTGGCCGACTTCAAGCTGAAGTTCGCCAGCAGCCTGACCGGCGCGATTCCGGTCCGTCACAGCCAGGTGCGGGTCAGCGACAGCACGCACGACCTGTCGGCCAAGGTGATCGACAACACGGTATCGGCGATCCTGAAGTTCCGCGACCAGCTGGACGTGCGCTCGCTCGACCGCGCCATCGCGCTGGTCTCGAAGGCGAAAAAGGTGGAGTTCTACGCGATGGGGAACTCGCGCGTGGTGGGCCTGGACGGCCAGCACAAGTTCTTCCGCTTCCGCATTCCAACCGCCTCGTACGGCGACTCGCACCTGCTGTCGCTGGCGGCCGAGCTGCTGCAGCCGGGCGACGTGGTGATCGCCATCTCCAACTCCGGCAAGCTGCCGGAGCTGTTGGACGCGGTGGACACGGCGCGCGCCGGCGGCGCCGACGTCATCGCCATCACGACCAGCCAGTCGCCGCTGGCGAAGAAGGCGACCGTCTGCCTGGCCGTGGATCACAGCGAGGACAGCACGACGTTCCTGTCGATGATCTCGCGCATCCTGCAGTTGCTGCTGATCGACATCCTGACGGTGGGCATCTCGCTGGACGAGTCGAACAAGGCGCTGGTGCTGGAGCGCAAGGGCGCGGCGCAGGAAAGCCCTCGCTTGCTGATCTCGCACCTGGACAGCTGA
- a CDS encoding alpha-glucosidase family protein, with protein sequence MSQTSSPTWWQEAIIYQVYPRSYLDTNGDGIGDLNGITERLDYIAKLGVDIVWVSPFFKSPMKDFGYDIADYCDVDPMFGTLADFDRLIAKAHSVGVKIMIDQVMSHCSDQHPWFVESRSSRDNPKADWFVWADPLPDGNPPNNWLSIFGGSAWQWDSRRKQYYMHNFLTSQPDLNFHNPEVQQAMLDGLRFWLARGVDGVRLDAVTFHFHDQQLRSNPPATVRDTSTVTDVNPYGFQAHIYDKCRPENVPYLERVRQVLDEFGAVSIGEVGADDALAYMAEYTAGGNRLHMAYSFNLLTEDHSAKHIRGQVEEFNRRVKDGWASWSIGNHDVPRVATRWGKGKDPVAFGKLALALQLSLKGTPTLYQGDELAFTEADVPYELIQDPYGITFWPEFKGRDGCRTPIAWTDGPNGGFTSGKPWLPVAPEHLAAAASKQEADEHSPLNFARRLIAWRRTMPQLTRGDIEFLPAPEPVLAFRRDLPGERSVLCLFNLGGETVRFSLPQLRGAEALAQPGLPGEVQGDEVTLPPCGAWYGYAA encoded by the coding sequence ATGAGCCAGACATCGTCCCCGACCTGGTGGCAGGAAGCCATCATCTATCAGGTGTACCCGCGCAGCTACCTCGACACGAACGGCGATGGTATCGGCGACCTGAACGGCATTACCGAGCGCCTCGACTACATCGCCAAGCTGGGCGTGGACATCGTCTGGGTGTCGCCCTTCTTCAAGTCGCCGATGAAGGACTTCGGCTACGACATCGCCGATTACTGCGACGTCGACCCGATGTTCGGCACGCTGGCCGACTTCGACCGCCTGATCGCCAAGGCGCACAGCGTGGGCGTGAAGATCATGATCGACCAGGTGATGAGCCACTGCTCCGACCAGCACCCCTGGTTCGTCGAGAGCCGCAGCAGCCGGGACAACCCGAAGGCCGACTGGTTCGTCTGGGCCGACCCGCTGCCGGACGGGAATCCGCCCAACAACTGGCTGTCCATCTTCGGTGGCTCGGCATGGCAGTGGGATTCGCGCCGCAAGCAGTACTACATGCACAATTTCCTGACCAGCCAGCCGGACCTGAACTTCCACAACCCGGAAGTGCAGCAGGCCATGCTGGACGGGCTGCGTTTCTGGCTGGCGCGCGGCGTCGACGGCGTGCGCCTCGATGCCGTCACGTTCCACTTCCACGACCAGCAGCTGCGCAGCAACCCGCCGGCCACGGTGCGCGACACCTCCACCGTCACCGACGTCAACCCGTACGGCTTCCAGGCTCATATCTACGACAAGTGCCGGCCGGAGAACGTGCCGTACCTGGAGCGCGTGCGCCAGGTGCTGGACGAATTCGGCGCCGTCTCGATCGGCGAAGTGGGTGCGGACGACGCGCTGGCCTACATGGCCGAATACACGGCCGGCGGCAACCGCCTGCACATGGCCTACAGCTTCAACCTGCTGACGGAAGACCACTCGGCAAAGCACATCCGCGGCCAGGTGGAGGAATTCAACCGCCGCGTCAAGGACGGCTGGGCCTCCTGGTCGATCGGCAACCACGACGTGCCGCGCGTGGCCACGCGCTGGGGCAAGGGCAAGGACCCGGTGGCATTCGGCAAGCTCGCGCTGGCGCTGCAGCTGTCCCTGAAAGGCACGCCCACGCTGTACCAGGGCGACGAGCTGGCCTTTACCGAGGCGGACGTGCCGTATGAACTGATCCAGGACCCATACGGCATCACGTTCTGGCCCGAGTTCAAGGGCCGTGACGGCTGCCGCACGCCGATCGCCTGGACCGACGGTCCGAACGGCGGTTTCACCAGCGGCAAGCCATGGCTGCCGGTGGCGCCCGAGCACCTCGCCGCCGCCGCCTCGAAGCAGGAGGCAGACGAGCATTCGCCTTTGAACTTCGCGCGCCGCCTGATCGCCTGGCGCCGCACGATGCCGCAGCTCACGCGCGGCGACATCGAGTTCCTGCCCGCGCCCGAACCGGTGCTGGCGTTCCGTCGCGACCTGCCGGGCGAGCGCAGTGTCCTGTGCCTGTTCAACCTGGGTGGCGAAACGGTGCGCTTCTCCTTGCCGCAGCTGCGCGGCGCCGAGGCGCTGGCGCAGCCCGGGTTGCCGGGCGAAGTGCAAGGCGACGAGGTCACATTGCCGCCGTGCGGCGCGTGGTACGGCTACGCCGCGTAA
- a CDS encoding POT-type proton-dependent oligopeptide transporter → MATDQTQGNGPLPRQIPFIIVNEAAERFSFYGMRNILTPFLISTLLLFVPLEDRTGEAKHVFHTFVIGAYFTPLLGGFLADRLFGKYKTIFWLSLFYVAGHACLAIFEDNLKGFYFGLFLIALGAGGIKPLVSAFVGDQFDQTNKNRAKVVYDAFYWCINFGSFFASLLMPLLLKDYGPSVAFGIPGLLMAFAVLVFWLGRNKYVNVPPAPPNPDSLTRVARTALLAQRPGEGRPGLAVAIIGVVGAIVSLLMSYSWGFVIGACTALVLLLAFGGIGTGMQLERARGHHPDEAVEGVRAVLRILIVFALVTPFWSLFDQKASTWIVQANEMTSPVLDVLGWQFQVLPAQMQALNPLLVMLLIPFNNLVLFPLLRAIGIEPTALRRMTAGIAFSGLAWLVIGWIQLSMDGGTPMSILWQLAPYALLTMGEVLVSATGLEFAYSQAPASMKGVIMSFWTLAVTVGNLWVLIVNASVKNDYVLGHIGDTGLSVIAFQMFFFAGFALLTALVFGLYALRYKMVDNYRSGKA, encoded by the coding sequence ATGGCTACAGACCAAACCCAGGGCAACGGACCGCTACCGCGGCAGATCCCCTTCATCATCGTCAACGAGGCGGCGGAGCGCTTCTCCTTCTACGGCATGCGCAACATCCTGACGCCGTTCCTGATTAGCACCCTGCTGCTGTTCGTGCCGCTGGAGGACCGCACCGGCGAGGCCAAGCACGTGTTCCACACGTTCGTCATCGGTGCCTACTTTACGCCGCTGCTGGGCGGCTTCCTGGCCGACCGCCTGTTCGGCAAGTACAAGACGATCTTCTGGCTCAGCCTCTTCTACGTGGCGGGCCATGCCTGCCTGGCGATCTTCGAGGACAATCTAAAGGGCTTCTATTTCGGCCTGTTCCTGATCGCGCTGGGCGCGGGCGGCATCAAGCCGCTGGTGTCGGCCTTCGTCGGCGACCAGTTCGACCAGACCAACAAGAACCGCGCCAAGGTGGTGTACGACGCTTTCTACTGGTGCATCAACTTCGGCTCATTCTTCGCGTCGCTGCTGATGCCGCTGCTGCTGAAGGACTACGGCCCGTCTGTGGCCTTCGGCATTCCCGGCCTGCTGATGGCATTCGCGGTGCTGGTGTTCTGGCTCGGTCGTAACAAGTACGTCAACGTGCCGCCGGCGCCACCCAATCCCGATTCGCTGACCCGGGTGGCGCGCACTGCCCTGCTGGCGCAGCGCCCCGGCGAAGGCCGCCCTGGCCTGGCCGTGGCGATCATCGGCGTGGTTGGCGCCATCGTCTCGCTGCTGATGTCGTATTCATGGGGCTTCGTCATCGGTGCCTGCACGGCGCTGGTGCTGCTGCTGGCGTTCGGCGGCATCGGCACCGGCATGCAGCTGGAGCGCGCACGCGGCCACCATCCGGACGAAGCGGTGGAGGGCGTGCGCGCGGTGCTGCGCATCCTGATCGTGTTCGCCCTGGTGACGCCGTTCTGGTCCCTGTTCGACCAGAAGGCGTCCACGTGGATCGTGCAGGCCAACGAGATGACGAGTCCCGTGCTGGATGTCCTCGGCTGGCAGTTCCAGGTGTTGCCGGCGCAGATGCAGGCCTTGAATCCCCTGCTGGTGATGCTGCTGATCCCGTTTAACAACCTGGTCCTGTTCCCGCTGCTGCGCGCGATCGGCATCGAGCCGACGGCGCTGCGGCGCATGACGGCCGGCATCGCCTTCTCGGGCCTGGCCTGGCTGGTGATCGGCTGGATCCAGCTGTCGATGGATGGCGGCACGCCGATGTCGATCCTGTGGCAGCTGGCGCCTTACGCGCTGCTGACGATGGGCGAGGTGCTGGTGTCCGCCACTGGCCTGGAGTTCGCCTACAGCCAGGCGCCGGCGTCGATGAAGGGTGTGATCATGAGCTTCTGGACGCTGGCCGTCACGGTCGGCAACCTCTGGGTCCTGATCGTCAACGCCAGTGTCAAGAACGACTACGTGCTGGGGCATATTGGCGACACGGGCCTGTCCGTGATCGCGTTCCAGATGTTCTTCTTTGCCGGTTTCGCGCTGCTGACAGCGCTGGTGTTCGGCCTGTACGCGCTGCGCTACAAGATGGTCGACAACTACCGCAGCGGCAAGGCTTGA
- a CDS encoding methyl-accepting chemotaxis protein, translated as MKVGTRLAIGYALVLCLMVAIVGTGLLKMREMNERTRNITEVKNVQIALVATMQDTVMDRMVALRNLVMFATPEQMQPEVKRMETQNALHAEAFAKLRKTFEDPDTTAEEKAFAAKLQEVEAKAAPLMAKSMELGLANKAEEGTAYLIDTVRPVQREWLAALNELIAFENKLNTAAATDAQGAYDSAVTLMLMLSAIALAIGVASAVLITRSLLGQLGGEPTDAAAIAARIADGDLTVEVPVKPGDQSSMLYAMRNMRDKLAAIVTEVRTGTDTIATASGQISAGNADLSSRTEEQASSLEETASSMEELTSTVRQNAENAQQASAMAASASSVAAQGGQVVAQVVDTMGAINESARKIVDIISVIDGIAFQTNILALNAAVEAARAGEQGRGFAVVAGEVRNLAHRAGAAAKEIKALIDDSVEKVGIGSQLVGQAGATMDDIVGSVQRVTDIMSEISAASREQSSGIDQVNQAIAQMDQVTQQNAALVEEASAASESMQDQAAKLAQLVGTFTVAQSATSLATRPAAPRVAAAKPAKPVKQLAQAPRPAAASAKPVTASAAAQPARKVAATAESEWEEF; from the coding sequence ATGAAAGTCGGTACGCGGCTGGCCATCGGCTACGCGCTCGTGCTGTGCCTGATGGTCGCGATCGTCGGCACCGGTCTCCTGAAGATGCGCGAAATGAATGAGCGCACCCGCAACATCACGGAAGTCAAAAACGTCCAGATCGCGCTGGTGGCGACGATGCAGGATACGGTGATGGACCGCATGGTCGCGCTGCGCAACCTGGTCATGTTCGCCACGCCGGAACAGATGCAGCCGGAAGTCAAGCGCATGGAGACGCAGAACGCGCTGCACGCCGAGGCCTTCGCCAAGCTGCGGAAGACCTTCGAAGACCCTGATACGACGGCCGAGGAAAAGGCGTTTGCCGCCAAATTGCAGGAAGTGGAAGCCAAGGCGGCGCCGCTGATGGCCAAGTCGATGGAGCTGGGCCTGGCCAACAAGGCCGAGGAAGGCACCGCTTACCTGATCGACACGGTGCGCCCGGTCCAGCGCGAATGGCTGGCCGCGCTGAACGAGCTGATCGCCTTTGAGAACAAGTTGAATACGGCCGCCGCCACGGACGCCCAGGGTGCGTACGACAGCGCCGTCACGCTGATGCTGATGCTGTCCGCCATCGCGCTGGCCATCGGCGTCGCCTCGGCCGTGCTGATCACCCGCAGCCTGCTGGGCCAACTGGGCGGCGAACCGACCGACGCCGCCGCCATCGCGGCCCGCATCGCCGATGGCGACCTGACCGTCGAGGTGCCCGTCAAGCCGGGCGACCAGTCCAGCATGCTGTACGCGATGCGCAATATGCGCGACAAGCTGGCCGCCATCGTCACCGAAGTGCGCACCGGCACCGACACGATCGCCACCGCCTCCGGCCAGATCTCGGCCGGCAATGCCGACCTGTCGTCGCGCACCGAGGAACAGGCCAGCTCGCTGGAGGAAACCGCGTCGTCGATGGAAGAACTGACGTCCACCGTACGCCAGAACGCAGAGAATGCCCAGCAGGCCAGCGCCATGGCCGCATCGGCCTCCAGCGTCGCGGCGCAAGGCGGCCAGGTGGTGGCCCAGGTGGTCGACACGATGGGTGCCATCAACGAGTCGGCGCGCAAGATCGTCGACATCATTTCGGTCATCGACGGCATCGCCTTCCAGACCAATATCCTGGCGCTGAACGCCGCTGTCGAGGCGGCCCGCGCCGGTGAACAGGGTCGTGGCTTTGCCGTGGTGGCGGGCGAGGTGCGCAACCTGGCGCATCGCGCCGGCGCCGCGGCGAAGGAAATCAAGGCATTGATCGACGACTCCGTCGAGAAGGTCGGCATCGGCTCGCAGCTGGTCGGCCAGGCCGGTGCCACGATGGATGACATCGTCGGCAGCGTGCAGCGCGTGACCGACATCATGAGCGAGATCTCGGCCGCCAGCCGTGAGCAGAGCAGCGGCATCGACCAGGTCAACCAGGCCATCGCGCAGATGGACCAGGTCACGCAGCAGAACGCCGCGCTGGTGGAGGAAGCCAGCGCCGCGTCGGAATCGATGCAGGACCAGGCAGCCAAGCTGGCGCAGTTGGTCGGCACGTTCACGGTGGCGCAGTCGGCCACCTCGCTTGCCACCCGGCCAGCAGCACCGCGCGTCGCCGCAGCCAAGCCGGCCAAGCCGGTCAAGCAACTGGCTCAGGCGCCCCGCCCCGCCGCTGCCTCCGCCAAGCCGGTCACGGCAAGCGCAGCGGCCCAACCGGCGCGCAAGGTCGCCGCGACGGCCGAATCGGAGTGGGAAGAGTTCTAA